A genomic segment from Pistricoccus aurantiacus encodes:
- a CDS encoding energy transducer TonB translates to MRAGVAILGGLLLTLLLFALLAQLVVPPQAPPELPRQVTLAMVEAPAQQEESPTPASASKAMPEPPTLVAAKPPPAPETPSPVSVPNTPPRETPPLETKIEPDPRPQPEPQPEPKPDPRPWARESSPAPSMDTSANPGDQAPAANTQGEAMEVATPTPTKRVPPEYPARAQRRGIEGFVEMRFTIRPDGSVEPGSIQVVDARPRRVFDQAARRAIADWAFPRAERPRIVTQRLEFQLR, encoded by the coding sequence ATGCGGGCAGGGGTTGCCATTCTGGGCGGTCTGCTGCTTACCCTGCTGCTGTTCGCCTTGCTCGCCCAATTGGTGGTACCACCTCAGGCGCCACCGGAGCTCCCGCGGCAGGTCACCCTGGCCATGGTGGAGGCGCCGGCGCAGCAGGAGGAATCGCCGACTCCGGCTTCTGCCTCAAAAGCGATGCCGGAGCCACCGACACTTGTCGCTGCCAAACCGCCGCCCGCGCCGGAGACACCCAGTCCGGTCAGTGTGCCGAACACACCGCCTAGGGAAACACCGCCACTCGAGACGAAAATCGAGCCGGACCCTCGGCCCCAGCCTGAGCCACAACCCGAACCCAAGCCGGATCCGCGGCCTTGGGCGCGGGAAAGCAGTCCGGCACCGTCCATGGATACGAGCGCGAATCCAGGGGATCAAGCGCCCGCGGCGAATACCCAGGGCGAAGCGATGGAGGTCGCCACCCCGACGCCGACCAAGCGGGTGCCACCGGAATACCCGGCTCGCGCCCAGCGCCGCGGTATCGAGGGCTTCGTGGAGATGCGCTTCACCATCCGTCCCGACGGCAGCGTCGAGCCGGGTTCCATTCAGGTGGTCGACGCCAGGCCTCGGCGGGTCTTCGACCAAGCGGCGCGGCGCGCCATCGCGGATTGGGCGTTTCCTCGCGCCGAGCGACCGCGGATCGTCACTCAACGGCTGGAATTCCAGCTACGCTAG